The following is a genomic window from Sporosarcina jeotgali.
ACGTTACTTTGTCAGTAAGACCAAGTGTATCCATCAGCCCTTCAACGATTCCCTTCATTACAAAGAAATCGACTTTCTTATTTTCTTGCTGCCATGCGTGGTCCACCCATTTGCCCGTGATCACTGCTGCAACGTGACCGACTTCTTTCGGAAGCCCATCTTCCTGCGTTCCTAAGAACACAGAACCCGTTTCATATAACGAAACCGTATCAATGCGACGCGCTACGTTGTAAGTTGTCGCATCCAGCAAGTGTGGTAGCAAACTTTGACGCAATATGCTGCGATCTTCACTCATTGGCATAAGAAGTTCAGTAACCGGAGCTGTCTCCAGTGCAAAGCTTTGAGATTCTGCCCGTGAAGTTAATGAATACGTGATTGCCTGGTAAAGACCAGCGCTCTCCATATAACGGCGAACGAGACGGCGTTTTTCCTGGAAGCTGTTCAATCCGCCCGGAACACTTTCACCAATTGGCAGTGTCATCGGAATTTCATCGTACCCATATAGACGTGCAATTTCTTCGATTAAATCTTCTCGAATCCGCAAATCTTGTCTGCGAGTTGGCGCATCGACGACCAATTGGCCATTCGCTGCTTCAACAGGAATTTGAAGTCGGCCTAAAATCGAGACCATTTCGTCCATCGGAATCTTCATTCCAAGGCGCTGGTTCACATAGTCCGGTGACAATAAAATACGGACGGATTCTTTATCCAACTCATCGAATTGAACCGATCCTGCTAACACTTCTCCGCCTGCTAGTTCAGCCATCAGTTGCGCTGCACGTTCTGCCGCTTCTGCCACTCGGTTCGGGTCTACGCCCTTTTCAAAACGTGTACTTGCATCACTGCGCAAGCCAACGTCTTTCGAAGTTTTACGAACAGATGCAGGCGCAAAATAAGCGGATTCAATGACAACTGTTGTTGTGCCGTCGTGAACTTCGGAATTCGCTCCACCCATGACACCCGCAAGTGCTACAGGCTCTTTACCATTCGTAATCACAAGCTGATCTGCATGTAATGTACGTTCTACATCATCCAGTGTCGTCATCTTTTCACCTTCTGCTGCGTGACGAACGACGATTTCCTTTGTCGCTAGACGATCGTAGTCAAACGCATGCAACGGCTGGCCGTACTCAAGCAATACGAAATTTGTAATGTCGACAACATTGTTATGCGGACGAACACCTGCAGCCATCAAATAGTTTTGAAGCCAAAGCGGGGATTCAGCAACTTTGACATTTTTCACAACTTTTGCAACGTACATCGGATTGTCTTCTACCGCTTCAACTTTCAACGACAAAACATCTTCTGCTTTTTCATTTGAAGCGGTGTACTCAATTTTAGGAAGCTTGACATCTTCAGATAAAATCGCACCGACTTCATACGCAACACCCAGCATGCTGAGTGCATCCGCGCGGTTCGGTGTCAAATCGAATTCCAAGATGACGTCATCCAATCCTGCTAATGAGAGCGCATCAGTACCCGGTGCAGCATCCGCTGGAAGGACATAAATCCCTTCTGCATAAGCTTTTGCAACGGTCTTGCCTTCAACACCCAGCTCTTGAAGAGAACAGATCATGCCGTTTGACACTTCTCCGCGCAATTTCGCTTTTTTTATCTTCATGCCGCCTGGCAATTTTGCGCCTGGAAGTGCAGCAATAATATTTTGTCCTGCAGCTACGTTCGGAGCGCCGCAAATGATTTGAACCGTTTCTTCACCGACGTTCACCTGGCAAATGTTCAATTTGTCTGCTTCCGGATGCTTTTCACATGATTCAACGTGTCCGACGACGATGTTCGTCAAACCTTCAGAACGGTCGATGATTGTATCGACTTCAATGCCCGCACGTGTAATCTTTTCAGCAAGATCCGCAGGTGCGATGCCTTTTGTATCTACATAGTTTTCCAGCCATTTCGTTGATACGTACATGGGGTCTCCTCCTTACACTTCTGTGCGGTTAAATTGTGATAAGAAACGCATATCGTTCGTGAAGAAATGACGGATATCTTCGACGCCATACTTCAGCATTGCAATTCGCTCTGGTCCCATACCGAACGCAAATCCAGTAAAGATTGAAGGATCGTATCCAGCCATTTCAAGGACATTCGGATGCACCATACCGGCACCCAGGATTTCGATCCATCCAGTTTTCTTACAGACGTTACAGCCTGATCCGCCGCATTTGAAGCATGAGATGTCCATTTCAACAGAAGGCTCTGTAAACGGGAAGAAGCTTGGACGCAGACGGATTTCACGTTCTTCACCGAACATTTTTTTCGCAAATAATGCGAGTGTCCCTTTCAAATCGCTCATTCGAATGTCTTCCCCAACGACAAGACCTTCGATTTGTGTGAATTGATGGGAGTGTGTCGCGTCATCGCTATCGCGGCGATACACTTTACCCGGACAGATGATTTTGATCGGCTCGCCTTTTTTAGCAGCCATTGTCCGTGCTTGGACAGGTGACGTGTGTGTACGAAGCAAGACGTCTTCCGTAATGTAGAACGAATCCTGCATGTCACGTGCTGGGTGACCTTTTGGCAAGTTCAACGCCTCGAAATTGTAGTAGTCTTGTTCCACTTCGGGACCTTCCGCGACCTCGTATCCCATGCTGATGAAGAAGTCTTCGATTTCTTCAACGACGCGTGTCAGCGGATGATGATTGCCGAGCTTAACCGGCCGGCCGGGAAGGGAAATATCGATTGTTTCTTTTTCAAGTTTTTCATTCACGGCTTGCTGCTCGAGCAATTCCATTTTTTCTTCTAGAGAAGTCGTAACGGTTTCTCGCACGACGTTGACAAGCGCGCCCATTTTAGGACGTTCTTCTGCCGGGAGTTTCCCCATTCCTTTTAACAGGTCCGTGATCGGCCCCTTTTTCCCTAGATACGCTACACGCACGTCGTTCAGTTCTTTCACTGACGCTGCGGTTTCAATTTTCTGCAGTGCTTCCTGCTTTAACTGTTCCAGCTGCTGCTCCATTGTCATTCTCCTTTCAAAATAGCTTTGTTCAATAAAAGCTTAACAAAATAAAAAAACCCGTCCCCTAAAAAAGGGACGAGGACGAATTCGCGGTACCACCCTGATTATCATGCCAGTCGTGCGCATGATCTCTCAACTTCGGAATAACGGTCCGTAGCCGGCTCATCTTTACAGCGAAATGCTGGTCCTGAAGGCAGCTCGCGGGGTGAACGGTAACAGTTTCGACCATCCATACTTCCAGTCAAGGTATGGACTCCCTAGCGTCAAATGTTCTGTATCCTCTTCCCGGTCAACACTTTTGTTGTCTGTTGCTCTTGTATACTTCATCAGTATAGCGGAATCCGCTTCATACTTCAATACTGGAGCGACTTAGCGGCGTCCATATGTGTACAGCAGGATGCCTGCTGCTACTGCGACGTTCAACGATTCTGCTTCCCCGTACAATGGAATCTTCACAATCGTATCCGCTTGCTCAAGGTATTCATCTGAAACTCCTGCCCCTTCATTGCCCATAAGAAGCGCAAAAGCAGGCATTGCGTCTACCGTGAAATGATCTTTCGCTTGCTGCAGACCTGTTCCAATGACTTGCAGACCGTTTTGTTTGGCGCGGTCAATCCATTCGCTCAAATCCCCTTTTACGATGGGGATATGGAAATGGGAACCTTGACCAGAACGAACGGTTTTCGGATTGAATGGATCCGCACACCCCTTGCCAAGAATCACTGCGTCCATTCCAGCAGCATCCGCTGTACGAATCATTGTACCGATGTTGCCCGGATCTTGGACTGCATCGATGAATAAAAGACGTTTCCATTCGGAATACTTATCTTCTGAAGGAATCGGCTGTTTGCAATGTGCAAAAATGCCCTGCGGGTGCTCCGTTTCAGAAATTTCAGCAGCTACCGCTTTCGTCATTTCAATGATTTGAATCGAAGACTCTTCTAATTCAAACGGAATTTCAACATCTTCACGGAACATGATATGCAGTACGGAACCTTCGATCTTCAAGGCTTCTTCAACCAGATGATGCCCTTCGATGATGAATTCTTCGGAGCGTTCGCGTTCTTTTTTTGTTGTTATAAGTTTTTTCCAATGTTTCACAAGTGCATTTTGCGTAGATTCAATACGTTTCATAGTGTAGGATGACTTCCTTTTTTTCTTTTCAGTGTATCAAAGACAAGCCCTTTTGGCGATACTAAACTCAAGTACGCTGAAAGGAGGTCAGATGAATGGATTTTCAAATTAGAGATGCAATTACGGCAAATATGACGGATAACAAAGCGCAGGATATCCGCGGCGTCGTGGATGATGCCATTGCGCGCGGAGAAGAACATCTGCTTCCTGGCTTAGGTGTGTTCTTTGAAAAGCTTTGGCAGCGCGCCGATGATCAGGAAAAGATGAAGATTACCGGAGAACTCGAGCATGCTTTTGCTGCACAGTGACTCCAAAATCAAAAGGATTGCAACACACCCGTCAGGTGTAATGCGATCCTTTTTTCATTGGATTACAGTAACGCAGCGAGCAATGCTTTCTGTGCATGCATCCGATTTCCAGCCTGTTGGAACACGACGGACTGCGAACCATCGATAACCGATGCGGAAACCTCTTGACCTCGATGAGCAGGTAAACAGTGCATAAACGTGTAATCGGATTTGGCATGGCCAGCAAGTTCTTCATTGATTTCAAATCCTTCGAAATCTGCCAGACGCTGTTCGGATTGTTCATCGTCTCCCATGCTGACCCATACGTCGGTATATAAAATGTCTGCGTCTGTTGCAGCTTTAACCGGATCAGTCAGCTGGGTCATTGTCACACCTGAAAGCTTAGCGGCATTTTCAATAGACTTTGCGATGTCCGCATCCATTTCATATCCGACAGGTGTAGCGATTGCTGTGTGGAGGCCCATTTTAGCTGCCGCCATGAGAAGGGAATGCGCGACATTGTTGCCGTCACCGATATAAACAAGTTTTAATCCTGCCAGCTTCCCTTTCACTTCTTGGATGGTCAATAAATCCGCAAGCGCCTGGCATGGATGCAATTTGTCCGTCAGGCCGTTAATGACAGGAATTGAGGCATTGTCTGCGAATTCTTTCACCATTTCATGTGAATTCGCTCGAATCATTACGCCATCTAAATACTCAGAGAATACTTTCGCTGTATCCGCAATCGACTCGCCCCGGCCGATTTGAAGTTCCGTTGGATTCATCATCAATGCATGCCCGCCTAATTGGAACATGCCCGCATCGAACGAAATGCGGGTTCGCGTTGAATTCTTTTCAAAGACCATTCCTAGGGTTTTTCCTTCAAGCGGTTTAGAAGCGCCCCCTGCTAAAAAGTCTTTCTTCATTTTCGTCGCTTGTTCTAACAGATAATCGATTTCTTCAGTTGAGAAATCCTCGATCGCTAAAAAGTCTTTTCCCTTCAATTGCTTCTCCATATATTTTAATTCGAATGCGCTTGTCATAAAATCATCCTCCATGAATAAAATTGGTTATTCACAGTATAATTATGAATAATTATAAAGTCAAATGTATTTTTATACTTCACTGGAAATAAAAAGAGACAGACCATCACCTGATCTGCCTCTTCCCTATTTATTCAGAAATAATCTTATCGACTGTTTCTCGGTCAAGCTTTTTAATAACTTCCACAATCAGTTTCACAGCGTTTTCATAGTCATCACGGTGTAACATTGCTGCATGGCTGTGAATGTAACGCGTTGCCACTGTGATTGCGATGGATGGAACGCCATTGCCGCTCAAGTGGATTGAGCCAGCGTCTGTTCCGCCGCCTGACATGGAATCGAACTGATACGGAATGCCGTTTTCTTCAGCTGTGTCTACGACGAAGTCACGAAGACCTTTATGCGCGATCATGGAAGCGTCATAAAGAATGATTTGCGGGCCGTCCCCCATTTTAGCTGCTGCTTCTTTTGCAGTAACTCCCGGTGTATCCCCAGCGATACCGACGTCTACTGCAAAACCGATGTCCGGCTTGATTTTGTTGGCTGCTGTTCCAGCACCGCGAAGACCGACTTCTTCTTGGACAGCTCCGACACTATAAAGTGTATTCGGGTGTCCCTGCTTGTTCAGTTCCTTCATGACATCGATGGCAATCGCACAGCCGATCCGGTTATCCCAAGCTTTGGCAAGCAGATATTTTTCATTATTCATGACCGTGAATTCGAAGTAAGGAACCACCATGTCTCCAGGTGAAACGCCCCACTCCATCGCTTCTTCGCGTGAAGATGCACCGATATCGATGAACATATCTTTAATGTCCACTGGCTTCTTGCGCGCTTCAGCAGGCAAAATATGCGGTGGTTTAGAACCGATGATACCTGTAACAGAATCGCCTTTTCGTGTAACGATTGTCACGCGTTGTGCGAGCATGACTTGTGACCACCAGCCTCCGATTGTCTGGAAGCTTAAGAAACCTTTATCGTCAATGCGGGAAATCATGAATCCGACTTCGTCAAGGTGACCAGCGACCATCACTTTAGGACCTTCTGCATCGCCCGTATGTTTTGCGATGAGAGAACCTAGGCCATCCTGGTCAATTTCATCTGCAAACGGTTCAATGTACCGTTTCATTACATCGCGCGGTTCACGTTCGTTCCCGCCTGTACCTTTTGCATCTGTTAGTTCTTTAAGCATGTGCAGTGTGTCATCCATTTTAGCCAAATCCTTCGACCCCCTAAGTAAATATGTTCCTAGTATAGTACAAGTTGGAGCATTTTCAAAGTTTCCACACCATTCTTACAACAATTCTTTTCGCAGCTGTGCTGGACTTTTAGGTGATAAAAGACCTGGCGGAACGTCGAAAACTGTTTTGGCACCGTGCTGTCCTGATTTGTTTAATCGGTGTGCGGCTCGTGCATAGGCAGTGAGGACACTCGAAGTAAACTCTGGATTGCTGTCCAATGTCAACGAATACTCCATTACCTGGTTAGTGCCATTTCCTGTCTTACCGCTGCGGATGACAAAACCTCCATGAGGCATCGAGCTATGGTTCTGCTGCATTTCGTCTTCGCTGATGAAAGAAACAGTTGTATCATAGTCCGCGAAGTAGTCAGGCATTGTAACAATAGTCTCTTCAACAGCCGCTGCATCCGCGCCTTCTTTTAAGACGACATAACACTCACGGACATGCTTCTCGCGTGTCGATAATTCAGGCTGTTCTCCCGCCCGGACTTTAGAAATCGCTTCGTCTGAAGGAATTGTATATTGGACCGCATTCTTTACACCCTCAATCCGGCGTACTGCATCGGAATGTCCTTGGCTTAATCCTTTGCCCCAGAAAGTATACGTAACGCCGTCAGCCAGCACAGTCTCTCCATATAGACGATTCAATGAGAACAGCCCCGGATCCCAGCCGACAGACAAAAGCGCTGTAGTTCCTGCTGGTTTCGCTGCTTCCTCAAGCGCATCAAAATATTCTGGAATTTTAGCGTGTGTATCGAAACTATCGACTGTTGTAAACAGCTTTGCTAAGGCAGGACCTTGTTCAGGTAAATCCGCTCGAGAGCCTCCGCAAAGAATCATGACATCCACTTCTTCTGTATAGTCTTCCACATTTGCTAATGGATAGACAGAAACCCTGTCACCGACCGGGTGAACGCTATCCGGATCTCTTCTCGTGAAAATTCCAGCCAACTCCATATCAGGTTGTTGGGAAATCGCGAATTCTACCCCTTTCCCAAGGTTACCGTATCCGGCGATTCCAATTCTAATCTTCGGTTCCATGCCTCATTCCCCCATTTCGTTTGACTATTCGTTATTTTACAGTTTTTTTAGTGAGATTGCTATTTTTTCTTAACGTTCAGGTCTTTCTACAATTTCGTCACAAGTTTTACCAGATACCTGTGAATTCCTATCTTGCCCGTTGCTTTAAACTCTCTGCATGATAAAATAAGCATGGGTTTTGATTTCTTGAAATGAGGCGGTACTATGCGTTTTTTTGTTTATTTAATCGTGTTCTTTTCCTTTTTTGATTTGTTCTCCCAGCTCCCTATCATGAGTCCATTTGCACTGTCTTTAGGTGCTTCCACTTTTGTCGCGGGGTTAGTTGTTGGAACTTACTCACTTGCGAACGTTTTCGGCAATGTTATTTCAGGATTTGTTACCGATAAAAGAGGTCCATTCAAAATTTTGCTGATTGGTCTTTTAACGAACGCCGTTGCATTGACGCTCTATTCCACAGTTCATGCCCCTTGGCTGCTGGTCGGTGTCCGTTTCGTTCACGGATTTACCAATGGGCTGATCATTCCTGCGGCTTTTACGTTTTTAGCGAATCGGGCAGAACCGGAAAAGCGCGGAAAAAGCGTGGCCATTTCTGGTGCGTTTGTTGGTATGGCCGCAATCGCAGGTCCTGCGTACAGCGGAATCGTCGCTTCCATTATCGGGAATCCAGTAAAGGGAACTCCCACAATCATGCTCGTGAACGGCATCATCATGGCAATACTTGCACTTTTAGCTTTCTTGCTGCTGCGATCCGTCAAGCGGGTCAAAAAGTCAGCAGTAAAGTCCAAGGAAAAGCATGTTGGAGCATTGTTCCGGCACCCGGGCATTCAACGGGCATTCGCAGGCGCCTTTTTCCTGATGTTTTCACAAGGTGTACTGGCGCTGATCCTGCCGCTAAAGGTCGAGTCACTCGGCTTTGATACTAAAACAACAGGAACCCTGTTAAGCACCTTCGGGATCGTGGCAATCCTCGTCTTTCTATTGCCGATCAACCGCGTTTTCGATCGCGTGAGACCGATGATTACACTTGCCTTCGGGATTTCATTAATGGGAGTCAGCATGCTGCTGTTGAGCCGCGCAGATGAGCTTGGCAGTCTTTATGGAACAATGGCTTTATACGGGGTCGGATTCGCATTTCTCTTCCCATCCATCAACTCATTGCTCATCGATTCTTCCGAAGCTGCCTACCGCGGGAAAGCATACGGTTATTTCTATGCCTTTTTCTCAATGGGGGTTGTCGCAGGTTCGTATACAATCGGAGCCTTGAATTTAAATTTCCGCGGCGCGTTTACCTTTACCGGAATACTCTTGCTGATTGTTGCTGGGTATACTATTTATGGGTTGTTCAAACAACGGACAGCTGCGGCTCTGTGACGGAAATTCCCGAGCGATTAACCTATCAAACTCATTGGAATCGGGCAGTCCGGCTGCTTGTCCATCTATTTACAATCAGTCTTGAAGAATAATCGAATGCAAAACAAAAAACATACTAACTTCTAGTATGTTTTTTGTTTTGCCTAGTATTGCGAAATCTCCCGCTCAAATCTCCTGGAGCTGAAAAGATTTAATCTCTTCAATGAATGCCTCTCCATAAATCTCGAGCTTCGTTTGTCCTACACCTACAACGTCCAGAAACTCTGCAGACGTTGCTGGTTTTTTCATCGCCATATCTTTCAGGGTCTTGTCCGAGAACACAACGAATGGCGGAACACCCGCTTCTTGAGCAAGCTGGCGCCGCAGCTGGCGAAGCTGTTCAAACAATGGATCGTTTTCTGTCAGTGCCTTCGAAACAAATGAACCTTTTCTCATAATCTTATCATTGCCAAGCAGGACTTCCTTGCCGCGCTCAGCGACACGGATTGTCGGAAACTGCCCGTTCTCGACTTGTAAACAGTTCGCCGAAATCAGAAACTCGATAAAATCGGAAACTTCTTTCGCATTCTTTTCTTTCAGTAAACCATATGTGGTCAATTGATCAAACTTAAAGTCCAGCAATTTTTTATTTCTAGAACCTGTCAATACTTGTGCGATCATCGTCTTCCCGAACCGCTGTCCCATTCGAATGACACAGGACAATACTTTTTGAGCTTCCAATGTGACATCCATCTGCTCTCGTGTATCTGTACAATTTGCACATCTGCCGCATTTCGGAGCCTCTTTTTCTCCAAAATACGTCACGATGTATTGCTGCAAACAATTTTCTGTATGGCAGTAGTCGATCATTCCTTGCAGTTTTTCGAGCTCTGCTGGCACTCGGGAAGGATCTGGTGATTGGTCGATAAGAAAACGCTGCGTCTGGATATCTTGAGAAGCAAAAAGAAGCACACATTCACTATCCAACCCATCCCGTCCCGCGCGTCCAGCTTCTTGATAATAGCTTTCCATATTTTTCGGCATCTGGTAGTGAATGACGTATCGGATATTTGACTTGTCAATTCCCATTCCAAAGGCATTTGTTGCGACCATCACCGTTGCTTCATCATTCAGGAAACGTTCTTGCTCGTGATGCCGCTCTGTATCTGACATTCCGCCATGATACTTCGCCACTTCAAATCCAGCACGGTTCAGCAATTCATAGATACTCTCAACCGCTTTTCGGGTTGCTGCATAAACAATTCCAGCTTCCCCTTTATTTTTACTTGCAACTTCTTTGATAAACTTCTCGCGATTTTGTCCTTTTACAACCGTAAACACTAAGTTCGACCGCTCAAACCCTGTCATCACCGTCTGTTCTTCGGGAATTCCGAGCTGTATGCGAATATCTTCCCGAACGTTCGGCGTAGCTGTTGCCGTTAACGCAAGCAAAACCGGTTTTTCATCAAAACAGTTCAAGACACGGCTGATATTTCGGTAACTCGGCCTGAAATCATGACCCCATTGGGAAATACAGTGTGCCTCATCAATTGCAATCATCGGAACGTTCATCCGGCTTAATTCTCTCAGAAATGATTCGGACTCCAGTCGTTCAGGTGCAATGTAAAGAAGGCGATATTGTCCTGCAATCGCATTTTCAAGAATTCCGAAATACTCCTCTGAGGATAACGTGCTGTTTATGTAGGCAGCAGGAATTCCGAGTTGCCAAAGTGCATCTACCTGATCTTTCATAAGGGAAATGAGTGGGGATATGACGAGGACCGTTCCTTCAAATAGCATAGCTGGAACTTGATAGCACAACGATTTTCCGCCGCCAGTCGGCATAACACAAAGAGCATCCTGTCCATCCATCACGTGCTGGATGACCTGCTCTTGACCTGTACGGAATGATGTATATCCAAATTTCTCAGCGAGCACAGCAAGTGCTTGTTCCATCATTTAAAGTGCTCCTTTCATTGGAAACACGTCATTCATTTCCAGAATGACGTGTTTGGTTGTTCCATTCATTTCAAGCTTCTTCATCAGGTGATTCTATAAATAACAATCGTTCTTCTTCGCGACTGTGAATTTCGTTCACAACTAGCAATGCATAGAATTTTTGAAGGACGCTTGGACTAATTCCTTCAGTCTCTCTTAACTTTTCAATATCTCCAACGATGATTCTTATCAAATCATGATCGCGCGTCAGCTGGGTAACCGACTTCTCCATCGCAGGATTTTCTGTAACGATTTCTTGATAAAATCCGCCTTCCTCTGCATCGGCATGACTAATAACGCGAGTCTTCCAATAATCGATTAAATCATTCGCTGCACGGTCTGCATTTTTTTGGTCCCCTTCTTGGAGGAAGTCAATCAGCATCTCTGTTTTTCCCACTGCACCAGATAATCCGCCTTCGTGGATCGCCCGGTGAGATTGTAGTTGTTTTAAAGCCGGTCCCGACATTTCAATCATTCCTTTCCGTTGTTTATCTACTTTAAGAATAGCAGATTACACAGGAGAATGGAACGGACATGAGACAAGCGCTGGGTATGAATTGAAAACTGCATAAAACCGCCGCGCACGGCAGCATTCTTCAATTTAAAAACCTCTTCACCGGATCCCGATCTAAGGAACCAAATGAAGAGGTTTTCGTTTATACTTTGGAAATTTTAAAGTTGCTGACCATTGCCCATGAAAGAATGAGCATTGCAATAACAAGATAAGGCGCCCCCACATATGGGATTGCAAAATATAAAGCAGTTAAAATGACACCAGCTGCGGTAATCGGAACGCCGCGGAAAATGCCGTCGAACTCTTCTACATTATAGCGGGCTAACCGGACTGCCCCGCATGCAATGTAAATAATTGTAGCTGCAATCCCAACCCAGAGCATTTCAGATAATGCAGAGTGATAGATAAGAACTGCTGGTGCGATGCCGAACGAAATGATATCACTTAAGGAATCCAATTCTTTTCCGAATGCTGATTCCGTATGGAAGTGACGAGCTGTCATCCCGTCGAAACGATCAAATAAAGCCGCTAGAAAAATGAAAACTAAACTCATGTGGGACAAGTCTCTGGAAATCAGTATAATGGCAATAACTCCAAAACTTAAGTTTACTAAAGTAATTGCATTCGCCAATTGGGCCTTTACTTTAGTATAATCAATATATCTAAATGAAAACATAACAAACCTCCCAATAATATATACTAGTTAAAGATGGTGATTGTATTGAAAAAGAAACTCTTGAAATCATTCGTGGAACTGACCGGAAATCCAGTATCCTCTGGCATACTGCGCCATTTGGCAGCATCCCGTTTCAGCAAACCTCTCATTAAGACATACTCCTCAGCCTATAAAATCGATGAGGCCAGTATGGAATATCCGAGAGGCCACTACAAAAGTTTACAGGCATTTTTCACCCGCAACCTAAAATCCGGAGCACGACCTTTTGACAATTCGGCTGAAACTCTGATCTCCCCCTCAGACGGACAGCTAAGTTCTTTTGGGCGGGTAGTAGACGGACATCAATTTACAATTAAAGGTCATACATACAGTATAAATGAAATATTCATGGATGAGAAGAGGGCATCTGCTTATAAAAATGGATGGTACTTTGTATTCTATCTTTCTCCTGCAGATTATCATCACTTCCACTATCCTGCAGATGGCCGCGTAATCAGCCGTTACGCTCTTGGATCCACATCATATCCTGTTAATAACATGGGACTTACTTATGGAGACAAACCTTTTGAAACAAACTATCGGCTTATCACTGAACTTTCAACTGAACTCGATCGATTAGCACTTGTCAAAGTGGGTGCACTCAATGTAAACTCCGTACAGCTCTACTCTTCTTCAAAAGAAGCTAAAAAAGGAGAAGACTTCGGATATTTCTCTTTCGGA
Proteins encoded in this region:
- the argF gene encoding ornithine carbamoyltransferase → MTSAFELKYMEKQLKGKDFLAIEDFSTEEIDYLLEQATKMKKDFLAGGASKPLEGKTLGMVFEKNSTRTRISFDAGMFQLGGHALMMNPTELQIGRGESIADTAKVFSEYLDGVMIRANSHEMVKEFADNASIPVINGLTDKLHPCQALADLLTIQEVKGKLAGLKLVYIGDGNNVAHSLLMAAAKMGLHTAIATPVGYEMDADIAKSIENAAKLSGVTMTQLTDPVKAATDADILYTDVWVSMGDDEQSEQRLADFEGFEINEELAGHAKSDYTFMHCLPAHRGQEVSASVIDGSQSVVFQQAGNRMHAQKALLAALL
- the pheT gene encoding phenylalanine--tRNA ligase subunit beta, encoding MYVSTKWLENYVDTKGIAPADLAEKITRAGIEVDTIIDRSEGLTNIVVGHVESCEKHPEADKLNICQVNVGEETVQIICGAPNVAAGQNIIAALPGAKLPGGMKIKKAKLRGEVSNGMICSLQELGVEGKTVAKAYAEGIYVLPADAAPGTDALSLAGLDDVILEFDLTPNRADALSMLGVAYEVGAILSEDVKLPKIEYTASNEKAEDVLSLKVEAVEDNPMYVAKVVKNVKVAESPLWLQNYLMAAGVRPHNNVVDITNFVLLEYGQPLHAFDYDRLATKEIVVRHAAEGEKMTTLDDVERTLHADQLVITNGKEPVALAGVMGGANSEVHDGTTTVVIESAYFAPASVRKTSKDVGLRSDASTRFEKGVDPNRVAEAAERAAQLMAELAGGEVLAGSVQFDELDKESVRILLSPDYVNQRLGMKIPMDEMVSILGRLQIPVEAANGQLVVDAPTRRQDLRIREDLIEEIARLYGYDEIPMTLPIGESVPGGLNSFQEKRRLVRRYMESAGLYQAITYSLTSRAESQSFALETAPVTELLMPMSEDRSILRQSLLPHLLDATTYNVARRIDTVSLYETGSVFLGTQEDGLPKEVGHVAAVITGKWVDHAWQQENKKVDFFVMKGIVEGLMDTLGLTDKVTYAKATHDGLHPGRTADILLNGSVVGVLGQLHPTEQKKRDLKETYVMEMNLALLLAESAEALVYEQVPRYPSMSRDIALVVSKEEAAGSLMDIIQEAGGKLLKDVAVFDLYEGDKVEEGTKSLAFSLTYFDPERTLTDEEVVTRHDKVLAALKEKSGAVLRG
- the pheS gene encoding phenylalanine--tRNA ligase subunit alpha codes for the protein MEQQLEQLKQEALQKIETAASVKELNDVRVAYLGKKGPITDLLKGMGKLPAEERPKMGALVNVVRETVTTSLEEKMELLEQQAVNEKLEKETIDISLPGRPVKLGNHHPLTRVVEEIEDFFISMGYEVAEGPEVEQDYYNFEALNLPKGHPARDMQDSFYITEDVLLRTHTSPVQARTMAAKKGEPIKIICPGKVYRRDSDDATHSHQFTQIEGLVVGEDIRMSDLKGTLALFAKKMFGEEREIRLRPSFFPFTEPSVEMDISCFKCGGSGCNVCKKTGWIEILGAGMVHPNVLEMAGYDPSIFTGFAFGMGPERIAMLKYGVEDIRHFFTNDMRFLSQFNRTEV
- a CDS encoding TrmH family RNA methyltransferase; protein product: MKRIESTQNALVKHWKKLITTKKERERSEEFIIEGHHLVEEALKIEGSVLHIMFREDVEIPFELEESSIQIIEMTKAVAAEISETEHPQGIFAHCKQPIPSEDKYSEWKRLLFIDAVQDPGNIGTMIRTADAAGMDAVILGKGCADPFNPKTVRSGQGSHFHIPIVKGDLSEWIDRAKQNGLQVIGTGLQQAKDHFTVDAMPAFALLMGNEGAGVSDEYLEQADTIVKIPLYGEAESLNVAVAAGILLYTYGRR
- a CDS encoding diaminopimelate dehydrogenase; its protein translation is MEPKIRIGIAGYGNLGKGVEFAISQQPDMELAGIFTRRDPDSVHPVGDRVSVYPLANVEDYTEEVDVMILCGGSRADLPEQGPALAKLFTTVDSFDTHAKIPEYFDALEEAAKPAGTTALLSVGWDPGLFSLNRLYGETVLADGVTYTFWGKGLSQGHSDAVRRIEGVKNAVQYTIPSDEAISKVRAGEQPELSTREKHVRECYVVLKEGADAAAVEETIVTMPDYFADYDTTVSFISEDEMQQNHSSMPHGGFVIRSGKTGNGTNQVMEYSLTLDSNPEFTSSVLTAYARAAHRLNKSGQHGAKTVFDVPPGLLSPKSPAQLRKELL
- the sspI gene encoding small acid-soluble spore protein SspI, whose protein sequence is MDFQIRDAITANMTDNKAQDIRGVVDDAIARGEEHLLPGLGVFFEKLWQRADDQEKMKITGELEHAFAAQ
- a CDS encoding M42 family metallopeptidase gives rise to the protein MAKMDDTLHMLKELTDAKGTGGNEREPRDVMKRYIEPFADEIDQDGLGSLIAKHTGDAEGPKVMVAGHLDEVGFMISRIDDKGFLSFQTIGGWWSQVMLAQRVTIVTRKGDSVTGIIGSKPPHILPAEARKKPVDIKDMFIDIGASSREEAMEWGVSPGDMVVPYFEFTVMNNEKYLLAKAWDNRIGCAIAIDVMKELNKQGHPNTLYSVGAVQEEVGLRGAGTAANKIKPDIGFAVDVGIAGDTPGVTAKEAAAKMGDGPQIILYDASMIAHKGLRDFVVDTAEENGIPYQFDSMSGGGTDAGSIHLSGNGVPSIAITVATRYIHSHAAMLHRDDYENAVKLIVEVIKKLDRETVDKIISE